The following nucleotide sequence is from Mesobacillus jeotgali.
TATAGGACACGGCCTGCCGGGATGAAGTTCATCGATACTAGCTCTTGGTAGAACTTCTCGAACCACTCCTGGCGCTTTTCTTCGGTTTTTTCAACAGCTGCAAGCCCTGTTGCATTTCGTTTCGCGATTTGCTCGTAGAATACTTCCAGCGGCTTTTCAATTACGTCCAGTGAACGTTTGATCACGCCGGTCGCAGCTTCTTCAGGATCATCAAGCACCCCGCGGAATTCCTCATCTACAAGCACTTTAGCTGTTTTGTTCTCCCAATCAATATCTAGTATGAATCCAAGTCCACGGGCAGGGAACTTTGGATCCTCTTTGATGGTGAGAACCACGAAATCACCATTTGATAGAGTAATTTTTTCAGTGTCTTTAAAAGTATAGCGGTCCAGCATGACTAATCGGGAGACGCCTTTGTGTGTTAGTTTCATGTCAGATGTAATCGGGTGAACCTGCGGGAACAGCTTAATATCTTTGTTCAGGCTTTCTACATCCAGGCTCATTTTTTGTCCAATAGTTACAGACATTTCTACAACTCCTTCTAAGGTTTTAAATCTTATCTCTAATGTATTACTAGAAGTATGTAATTCTAGCTGCATTTTTGAATTACCCTTACGTTATCATATTGAAACATCAAAAATCAATATATAGTGTATTTTAAATTTTCGACAACACTATATATGGTGTTTAGGTCATGTGATAAAGATTTTGTCAAACATGAAAACTATTAAAAAATCGAGTTATTTAGAGAGAACGATAGAATATCTTCAGTAAATGATAAAAAACAACAAATTTCGAGGGTTGCACTTTTTCTAAATCTCAAAAGCCTAGAAAATACTGGATAAAAACAAAAAAAGCGGGTAATCCGCTTTTAAAAAATTTTTTATCTTTTAAAATTCCACTCATCAGATTCGTACTTATTTTTGGCCAATTCATTTACATAATTCAGCTCTTCATCACTTAAAGTGTATGGCTCCAAAATAATTCCCAGGCCATCCTCAAAACCTTCCTTAAATGCTTTTTTCGCTTCTTCAAGATTAATTTTGCGGCTGCTGATCTCATTGATCGCTACTGCCTTAGTCTTGAAGGCTCGCTGCATTCTTTCTTTGACTCTGTCATTCGGATACTTGAATAAGCTGAAAAGTTTATCCTCATCCAAATCGAGCAAAATGGAACCATGCTGAAGGATAACCCCTTTTTGCCGGGTCTGGGCGCTGCCGGCCACTTTACGTCCTTCAACAACAAGCTCATACCAGCTTGGTGCATCGAAACAAACTGCAGACCGCGGGTTTTTTAACGCTTCTTTATCAGCAGAAGTTTTTGGTACGGCAAAATAAGCTTCGAGACCTAACTTCTGGAATCCCTGTAATATGCCTTCAGATATAACCCTGTAAGCTTCTGTTACTGTCTTTGGCATTTCTGGGTGTTGTTCAGTAACGATTACGCTGTATGTAAGTTCATGTTCATGTAGAACGCCCCGGCCGCCAGTAGGTCTCCTTACAAAACCAAGACCGTGCTGCTTCACAGCCTCCATATCAATTTCTCTTTCAATCTTTTGGAAATAGCCAACAGAAAGTGTCGCCGGGTTCCATCCATAAAAACGGACCACTGGAGGAATTTTTCTTGCACCATGCCAATCAAGCAAGGCCTCATCAAGTGCCATATTGAACGAAGGTGAACAGTCTCCTGAATCAATAAATCCCCATACCTCTTTATTCATACAAGTTTAACCCCATTTAAAAAATAGTTTAAAGCTAAGATTTTTTTAGTCTAACAAAATAAATTTCAAAAGCAAAGCAAGTTGATTTAAAGAAATTTACTAATTTCCTTTGCTCTCTGACATGAAGGCTTATATAATTATAAGTGGCTCAGCTAAGCTTGAAAGGAGAAATATGTTTTGGATACACTTATCTTTTTAATCGTCCTGACAGTTGCGGTAATTCTATACTCTGTGTTTATGTATTTCCGCCAGAAGAAAATCCTCAAGACCCTGACAGAGGAAGAATTCAAAGCTGGTTATCGTAAAGCGCAATTGATTGATGTCCGTGAACCGAATGAATTCGCCGGTGGACACATTTTAGGCGCCAGAAATATCCCGCTTACCCAACTTAAGACTCGCCTGAAGGAAATCAGGCCGGACAAGCCGGTCTACCTTTATTGCCAGAGCGGTTCCCGCAGCGGACGTGCTGCACAGCTGCTATACAAAAAAGGCTATAAAGACCTTAATCATCTTCAAGGCGGCTTCAAAAAATGGGGCGGCAAAGTCAAAGCTAAGTAAGCTATATTCCCATAAAATTACCCCTCAGCATAACTGCTGGGGGGTTTAGCTTTTTAAAATCGCAGCATTCTTTTCGGTTGGCATATTTTTTTTAAATGTCTGATACCCTTCAGGTTCGGACAGCTTTTCGCTGTTTCCCTTCAAACCTGTCTGAAGTTGCACCAAGTTAGGACAGCTTTCCTCTGTTTCCCTTCAAACCTGTCTGAAGTTGCACCAAGTTCGGACAGCTTTCCTCTGTTTCCCTCTAAACCTGTCTGAAGTCACGCCAGGTTCGGACAGCTTTTCGCTGTTTCCCTCCAAACCTGTCTGAAGTCACCCTACATACATCACCACAATAGAATCACCACAAAACAAAGTCCTGCCAATAACAAAACTGGCAGGACCTTCTATCGTTCTATTCAGCTTTCTGGTAGCGCAGGATTGGCTTCCTTGCAGCTGTTGTTTCATCCAGACGGCCTACAACTGTGGAGTGTGGCGCTTCCTGGACGATTTCTGGATTTTCTTCTGCTTCCTTGGCGATCTGGATCATCGCGTCAATGAAAACATCGAGTGTTTCCTTGGATTCTGTTTCTGTCGGCTCAATCATGATCGCTTCTTCTACATTCAACGGGAAGTAGATGGTTGGCGGATGATAACCGAAATCAAGCAGGCGTTTTGCGATG
It contains:
- a CDS encoding rhodanese-like domain-containing protein, with amino-acid sequence MYFRQKKILKTLTEEEFKAGYRKAQLIDVREPNEFAGGHILGARNIPLTQLKTRLKEIRPDKPVYLYCQSGSRSGRAAQLLYKKGYKDLNHLQGGFKKWGGKVKAK
- a CDS encoding biotin/lipoate A/B protein ligase family protein, with protein sequence MNKEVWGFIDSGDCSPSFNMALDEALLDWHGARKIPPVVRFYGWNPATLSVGYFQKIEREIDMEAVKQHGLGFVRRPTGGRGVLHEHELTYSVIVTEQHPEMPKTVTEAYRVISEGILQGFQKLGLEAYFAVPKTSADKEALKNPRSAVCFDAPSWYELVVEGRKVAGSAQTRQKGVILQHGSILLDLDEDKLFSLFKYPNDRVKERMQRAFKTKAVAINEISSRKINLEEAKKAFKEGFEDGLGIILEPYTLSDEELNYVNELAKNKYESDEWNFKR